A section of the Nitrospirota bacterium genome encodes:
- a CDS encoding HAD hydrolase-like protein: protein MLDRNTGVSTKTTALVFVPGIRYTLLVTPYPLPLTPHVVDWSQIDDVLLDMDGTLLDRHFDNFFFEEELPRRYAALHDLQLEESRDTLLEMYRSVEGELAWTDLHYWTRRVGIDVVALHRELDHMIGFLSGAEEFLQHLHQLGKRVTIVTNAHESGVAIKVAKTGLDRHVDRIVNAFEVGYLKMRPEYWPSCQRLLGFDVARSFFMDDDEHCLTAAKEFGVAHLIHSAKSSSQLPPTPLTQFVSVTDFSPLFSRRPVV, encoded by the coding sequence GTGTTGGACCGTAACACAGGAGTTTCGACAAAGACAACGGCTCTCGTGTTCGTCCCTGGCATTCGCTATACTCTGCTCGTGACCCCTTACCCCTTACCCCTTACCCCTCACGTCGTCGACTGGAGCCAGATCGACGATGTCCTGCTCGACATGGACGGGACTCTGCTCGACCGGCATTTCGACAACTTTTTTTTCGAAGAGGAGCTGCCCCGTCGTTATGCCGCACTTCATGATCTACAGCTTGAGGAATCTCGCGACACACTACTGGAAATGTACCGCTCAGTCGAAGGCGAGTTAGCCTGGACTGATCTGCATTATTGGACCAGGCGTGTGGGGATCGATGTCGTCGCCTTGCATCGGGAATTGGATCACATGATCGGATTTCTTTCGGGTGCGGAAGAATTTCTGCAACACCTACACCAGCTGGGAAAGAGGGTGACGATCGTGACGAATGCCCATGAATCGGGCGTAGCCATCAAAGTCGCCAAGACCGGGCTGGACCGGCATGTCGATCGAATTGTGAACGCGTTTGAAGTCGGGTATCTGAAAATGCGTCCGGAGTACTGGCCCAGTTGCCAGCGGTTACTGGGATTCGACGTGGCAAGATCCTTCTTCATGGACGATGATGAGCATTGCCTGACTGCAGCAAAAGAATTTGGCGTCGCCCATCTCATTCATAGTGCCAAGTCGAGTTCTCAACTGCCCCCCACCCCGCTCACCCAGTTCGTCTCGGTCACAGATTTTTCACCGCTATTCAGCAGACGGCCCGTGGTCTAG